The Rhipicephalus sanguineus isolate Rsan-2018 chromosome 7, BIME_Rsan_1.4, whole genome shotgun sequence genome includes a window with the following:
- the LOC119399650 gene encoding ankyrin repeat domain-containing protein 40, with amino-acid sequence MEINKAKILEEKLREAACYGDEDSVIALIERNVRVNSQHDINGWTPLHWACKRGHIATVRYLLSQGADPTITTFKGETPAALTDNEDIRALLGEAGQGDAPSSTPSLPITPHFLSHPSMEYKVDLSELSRSTRNVDADLPGKHSLPHDNGQSDYSSGHQEETDLVLKVRIAYLDDPDFIEVELPRTELTFANLLRTCCDELGADLKRVRKLRKLPNTILRKDKEVQRLSDYQELELVLDNIQPKPQPSTNPALPTVSGGNVSTALNPVVHLAGLLSGANYNSPPGYLPNGSGGPTPAQTAFAKSAYCVNGTILY; translated from the exons ATGGAGATAAACAAGGCGAAAATTCTCGAAGAGAAACTTCGGGAAGCGGCGTGCTACGGCGATGAAGACAGCGTGATCGCGCTCATCGAGCGCAATGTACGCGTCAACTCTCAGCACGACATTAACGGATG GACGCCACTGCACTGGGCTTGTAAGAGGGGTCACATCGCTACCGTGCGGTACCTGCTGAGCCAAGGTGCTGACCCCACCATAACGACATTCAAGGGAGAGACACCAGCCGCACTCACAGACAATGAGGACATCAGGGCTTTGCTTGGAG AGGCTGGACAGGGTGATGCACCCAGCTCCACGCCATCGCTGCCGATCACCCCTCACTTTCTAAGTCACCCCAGCATGGAATACAAGGTGGACCTGTCGGAACTCTCGCGGAGCACCAGAAACGTCGATGCAGACCTTCCGGGAAAGCACAGCCTGCCCCACGACAACGGCCAGTCAGATTACTCCAGCGGCCATCAAG aAGAGACAGACCTGGTGCTCAAAGTGAGGATTGCGTACCTTGATGACCCGGACTTCATCGAGGTGGAGCTGCCAAGAACAGAGCTGACATTTGCCAACCTCCTGCGTACCTGCTGCGATGAGCTGGGTGCTGATTTGAAACGG GTACGCAAGCTTCGCAAGCTGCCCAACACCATTCTTCGCAAGGACAAGGAAGTGCAGAGGCTCTCTGACTACCAAGAGCTGGAGCTGGTGTTGGACAACATCCAACCAAAGCCGCAGCCGAGCACGAATCCAGCTCTGCCCACCGTTTCGGGAGGGAATGTGAGCACCGCCCTGAACCCCGTTGTTCACCTCGCCGGCCTGCTGTCGGGCGCCAACTACAACTCGCCGCCGGGATACCTGCCCAACGGCAGCGGAGGACCGACACCGGCTCAGACGGCGTTCGCCAAGTCAGCTTACTGCGTGAACGGAACCATCCTCTACTGA